One window from the genome of Deinococcus sp. NW-56 encodes:
- the tig gene encoding trigger factor, with amino-acid sequence MAELISKEGNKVQFQVAVPAAEVNRAYEQVWAGLARDVRVPGFRPGKAPRKVLEGRVGKGYVEQEVRDRLLQAHYPQAARELKLNLVDAQIDPGTLQSGQSFTFTVRGETYPEVTLGDWRSAQLTAAAPEITDEVLERTLSDLQERNATFQTVERPIEATDQVTIEELGEGDGGSYPVYLDVAEAHVRDALIGKNVGDEVEITVPAHQHGDHEHPEHTVRVRVQGVQTKQLQELGDEFAKSLNFESLDRLRTDLKAELERRARQEGEAARREEFIEHLVSGMQVEIPQALLDRRRDAMLEEIKDDLGRQGVKWGEYETFMQEQGKLDEFMADLAKNAESRVRRDLALERLAEDLNVQVSDAEFSQTMTALAQANNLTPQQLQSQLGPNGLNAYYISMVRERGLQQALAGLTAGGSAQAESTPETTEGTQTDGEGGTEQGAAQQDGTGAAEGQTEKSE; translated from the coding sequence ATGGCAGAGCTGATCAGCAAGGAAGGCAACAAGGTGCAGTTTCAGGTGGCGGTGCCCGCCGCCGAGGTCAACCGCGCCTACGAACAGGTGTGGGCGGGCCTCGCGCGCGACGTGCGCGTGCCCGGCTTCCGTCCCGGCAAGGCGCCCCGCAAGGTGCTCGAAGGCCGCGTGGGCAAGGGCTACGTCGAGCAGGAAGTGCGCGACCGCCTGCTGCAGGCCCACTATCCGCAGGCCGCCCGCGAGCTGAAGCTCAACCTCGTCGACGCGCAGATCGACCCCGGCACCCTCCAGAGCGGCCAGAGCTTCACCTTCACGGTGCGCGGCGAGACCTACCCGGAAGTTACCCTGGGCGACTGGCGCTCGGCGCAGCTCACGGCGGCGGCCCCCGAGATCACCGACGAGGTGCTGGAGCGCACCCTCTCCGATCTGCAGGAGCGCAACGCGACCTTCCAGACCGTGGAGCGTCCCATCGAGGCGACCGACCAGGTCACCATCGAGGAACTTGGCGAGGGCGACGGCGGGTCCTACCCCGTCTACCTCGACGTGGCCGAGGCGCACGTGCGTGACGCCCTCATCGGCAAGAACGTCGGCGACGAGGTCGAGATCACTGTGCCCGCCCACCAACACGGCGACCACGAGCACCCCGAGCACACCGTCCGCGTGCGGGTGCAGGGCGTGCAGACCAAGCAGCTTCAGGAGCTGGGCGACGAGTTCGCCAAGTCGCTGAACTTCGAGTCGCTCGACCGCCTGCGCACCGACCTCAAGGCCGAACTGGAGCGCCGCGCCCGTCAGGAGGGCGAAGCTGCCCGCCGCGAGGAGTTTATCGAGCACCTCGTCTCCGGGATGCAGGTCGAGATTCCCCAGGCGCTGCTCGACCGCCGCCGCGACGCGATGCTCGAGGAGATCAAGGACGACCTCGGCCGCCAGGGCGTGAAGTGGGGCGAGTACGAGACCTTCATGCAGGAGCAGGGCAAGCTCGACGAGTTCATGGCCGACCTCGCCAAGAACGCCGAGAGCCGTGTTCGCCGCGACCTCGCCCTCGAGCGCCTCGCCGAGGACCTGAACGTGCAGGTCAGCGACGCCGAGTTCAGCCAGACCATGACGGCGCTCGCGCAGGCCAACAACCTGACCCCCCAGCAGCTTCAGAGCCAGCTCGGGCCGAACGGCCTGAACGCCTACTACATCAGCATGGTGCGCGAGCGCGGCCTCCAGCAGGCACTCGCCGGGCTGACGGCGGGTGGGTCGGCCCAGGCCGAGAGCACCCCTGAGACTACCGAGGGCACCCAGACCGACGGCGAGGGCGGCACCGAGCAGGGCGCGGCCCAGCAGGACGGAACGGGCGCGGCCGAGGGCCAGACCGAGAAGTCGGAATAA
- a CDS encoding acyl-CoA dehydrogenase family protein, producing the protein MNFTLPEDLRDMQAAVRDFMLAVVEPRAREIEDTNRVPPELMRGAAELGLFGLSIPEEYGGVGLGALGRCAVYEAMGQGHMGFGGVISAHASIGTSGLVRLGTEEQKRRFLPRMASGECIAGFAITEPSSGSDAANIRTKAERRGDVYVLNGTKHYISNAPIAGLLTVIAVTDPARGTRGMSAFLVEPQGTPGITIGKIDEKMGQKGALSAEVIFEDAEIPAANLLGPEHLGYREALGILTNGRVGIAARSTGAMQRLLDLSVAHAKTREQFGQPIAEFQAVQFMLAEMEVAIQTSRLLWQKVAWMVEQGQDVRRMASVAKLHATEMLSQVADKAVQVAGGMGYMKDSPVERYYRDQRLLRIYEGTSEIQKLIIARDLLA; encoded by the coding sequence ATGAACTTCACCCTGCCCGAGGACCTGCGGGACATGCAGGCGGCCGTGCGCGACTTCATGCTGGCGGTGGTCGAGCCGCGTGCCCGCGAGATCGAGGACACCAACCGGGTGCCGCCCGAGCTGATGCGCGGCGCCGCCGAGCTGGGGCTGTTCGGCCTGAGCATTCCCGAGGAGTACGGTGGGGTGGGGCTGGGCGCCCTGGGCCGCTGCGCCGTGTACGAGGCAATGGGGCAGGGGCACATGGGCTTCGGCGGGGTCATCAGCGCCCACGCGAGCATCGGCACGAGCGGGCTGGTCCGGCTGGGCACCGAGGAGCAGAAACGGCGCTTCCTGCCGCGCATGGCGAGCGGCGAGTGCATCGCGGGCTTTGCGATCACCGAACCGTCGAGCGGGTCGGACGCCGCCAACATCCGGACCAAGGCCGAGCGGCGGGGCGACGTGTACGTGCTGAACGGCACCAAGCACTACATCTCCAATGCGCCCATCGCGGGGCTGCTCACGGTCATCGCGGTGACGGACCCGGCGCGGGGCACGCGCGGCATGAGTGCCTTTCTGGTCGAGCCGCAGGGCACGCCCGGCATCACGATCGGCAAGATCGACGAGAAGATGGGGCAAAAGGGTGCCCTCTCCGCCGAAGTCATCTTCGAGGACGCCGAGATTCCCGCCGCGAACCTCCTCGGCCCCGAGCATCTGGGGTACCGCGAGGCGCTGGGCATCCTGACGAACGGGCGGGTGGGCATCGCCGCGCGGTCCACAGGCGCCATGCAGCGGCTGCTGGATCTCTCGGTGGCGCACGCCAAGACCCGCGAGCAGTTCGGCCAGCCCATCGCGGAGTTCCAGGCCGTGCAGTTCATGCTGGCCGAGATGGAGGTCGCCATCCAGACCTCGCGCCTGTTGTGGCAGAAAGTCGCCTGGATGGTGGAACAGGGGCAGGACGTGCGCCGCATGGCGTCCGTCGCCAAGCTGCACGCGACTGAGATGCTCTCGCAGGTGGCCGACAAAGCCGTGCAGGTCGCCGGGGGCATGGGCTACATGAAGGACTCGCCCGTGGAGCGGTACTACCGCGACCAGCGGCTGCTGCGGATTTATGAAGGCACCAGCGAGATTCAGAAGCTGATCATCGCTCGGGACCTGCTGGCCTAG
- a CDS encoding alpha/beta hydrolase, producing the protein MPRVLFRLHTPPPTPGAVLFLTGTHRGWSDEPEGWTFGPDGTLTAELPQGALLNVKVRALSPDGTVTEEGDAWGGRAPAHRLVVHGDTTLDLPVAGWQDGQGGRGRPARSAPPRETVALAAPWGEQPVRLWWPQGAEGNLPLLILHDGQNVFDEGPSFAGESWDAAGAAQALADAGFPCRIAALPVNEERSRRYVPFAFELNGFESGADEYADWLRGTLLPHLRERFGPVPPQRVALAGSSFGGLITAYAGLRHPSTYGTLGVFSPAIWPADFAFLRWLEGRADPHARVWLDMGDHEGDSLESAAALVSLTHDLASRLRPKVAEVRLTVGEGHWHDEPAWRERLPEFLRWWLMELEA; encoded by the coding sequence ATGCCCCGTGTCCTCTTCCGGCTGCACACCCCACCCCCCACGCCGGGGGCCGTCCTCTTCCTGACCGGGACGCACCGGGGCTGGAGCGACGAGCCGGAGGGCTGGACCTTTGGCCCGGATGGGACGCTCACCGCCGAGTTGCCCCAGGGGGCGCTGCTGAACGTGAAGGTGAGGGCGCTGTCTCCGGACGGCACCGTCACCGAGGAGGGGGACGCCTGGGGAGGCCGCGCCCCGGCCCACCGGCTCGTGGTGCATGGGGACACCACCCTCGACCTTCCGGTGGCAGGCTGGCAGGACGGGCAGGGGGGCCGGGGCCGCCCCGCCCGCAGTGCCCCCCCGCGCGAGACGGTCGCGCTCGCGGCCCCCTGGGGCGAGCAACCCGTGCGGCTGTGGTGGCCCCAGGGGGCGGAGGGCAACCTGCCGCTGCTGATCCTGCACGACGGCCAGAACGTGTTCGACGAGGGACCCTCTTTTGCGGGCGAGAGCTGGGACGCGGCGGGGGCCGCTCAGGCGCTGGCCGACGCGGGCTTCCCCTGCCGCATCGCCGCCCTCCCCGTGAACGAGGAGCGCAGCCGCCGCTACGTGCCCTTCGCCTTCGAGCTGAACGGCTTCGAGTCCGGTGCGGACGAGTACGCCGACTGGCTGCGGGGCACGTTGCTGCCGCACCTGCGGGAGCGGTTCGGCCCCGTGCCGCCCCAGCGGGTCGCGCTGGCCGGGTCCTCCTTCGGCGGGCTGATCACCGCCTACGCGGGGCTGCGTCACCCCAGCACCTACGGCACCCTCGGCGTGTTCAGCCCCGCGATCTGGCCCGCCGACTTCGCCTTCCTGCGCTGGCTGGAAGGCCGCGCCGACCCCCACGCCCGCGTGTGGCTCGACATGGGCGACCACGAGGGCGACAGCCTGGAAAGCGCCGCCGCCCTCGTGAGTCTGACCCACGACCTCGCCTCCCGCCTGCGCCCGAAAGTGGCTGAGGTGCGCCTGACGGTCGGGGAGGGCCACTGGCACGACGAACCCGCGTGGCGCGAGCGGCTGCCGGAGTTCCTGCGCTGGTGGCTGATGGAGCTGGAGGCCTAG